One Nostoc sp. UHCC 0302 DNA window includes the following coding sequences:
- the ftsZ gene encoding cell division protein FtsZ, protein MTLDNNQELTYKNSQSVGQPGFSLAANSTNPFNNSGLNFGQNHDNKKIPVENSRIGEIVPGRVANIKVIGVGGGGGNAVNRMIESDVSGVEFWSINTDAQALTLAGAPSRLQIGQKLTRGLGAGGNPAIGQKAAEESRDEIATALEGADLVFITAGMGGGTGTGAAPIVAEVAKEMGALTVGVVTRPFVFEGRRRTSQAEQGIEGLKSRVDTLIIIPNNKLLEVIPEQTPVQEAFRYADDVLRQGVQGISDIITIPGLVNVDFADVRAVMADAGSALMGIGVSSGKSRAREAAIAAISSPLLESSIEGARGVVFNITGGTDLTLHEVNAAAEAIYEVVDPNANIIFGAVIDDRLQGEVRITVIATGFTGEVQAAPQQNAANVRVAPTSKRPATQQPTVNPSTPTPTPIPEPKEKPGLDIPDFLRNRRTPRN, encoded by the coding sequence ATGACACTTGATAATAACCAAGAGCTTACCTATAAAAATTCCCAATCTGTGGGGCAGCCAGGGTTCTCTCTGGCAGCTAACTCGACCAATCCCTTTAATAATTCTGGGTTGAACTTCGGACAAAATCACGATAATAAAAAGATTCCTGTTGAAAATAGCCGAATTGGCGAGATAGTTCCTGGTCGAGTCGCTAACATCAAAGTAATTGGTGTAGGTGGCGGCGGTGGCAATGCCGTTAACCGCATGATCGAGTCTGATGTTTCTGGAGTTGAGTTTTGGTCAATTAATACTGATGCCCAAGCCCTTACCTTAGCTGGCGCTCCCAGCAGATTGCAAATTGGGCAGAAACTGACGCGGGGTTTAGGTGCAGGTGGTAATCCTGCTATTGGTCAAAAAGCAGCTGAAGAATCACGAGATGAAATTGCCACAGCTTTAGAGGGTGCAGATTTAGTATTTATCACAGCTGGGATGGGAGGTGGTACCGGAACAGGTGCAGCTCCGATTGTGGCAGAAGTAGCAAAAGAAATGGGCGCTCTTACAGTTGGTGTAGTCACACGTCCATTTGTATTTGAAGGACGCCGCCGTACTAGCCAAGCAGAACAAGGCATTGAAGGGCTAAAAAGTAGGGTAGATACACTGATTATTATCCCTAACAATAAGCTGCTAGAAGTAATCCCTGAGCAAACGCCTGTACAGGAAGCTTTTCGCTATGCAGATGATGTGCTGCGTCAAGGCGTACAAGGAATTTCTGATATCATTACGATTCCTGGATTGGTAAACGTTGACTTTGCCGATGTCAGAGCTGTAATGGCAGATGCAGGGTCGGCATTGATGGGGATTGGCGTCAGTTCTGGGAAATCTAGAGCCAGAGAAGCGGCGATCGCAGCTATTTCTTCGCCTTTGTTAGAAAGTTCTATTGAAGGAGCCAGAGGAGTTGTCTTTAATATTACTGGTGGTACTGACCTGACTCTGCACGAGGTGAATGCCGCAGCAGAAGCAATCTATGAAGTGGTTGATCCCAACGCTAATATTATTTTTGGTGCCGTAATTGATGATAGGCTCCAGGGTGAAGTGAGAATTACCGTAATTGCTACTGGATTTACAGGTGAAGTGCAAGCAGCGCCACAACAAAACGCCGCTAATGTTAGGGTAGCGCCTACGTCAAAACGACCAGCAACACAGCAACCCACAGTTAATCCTTCAACCCCAACTCCAACACCTATTCCAGAACCAAAAGAAAAACCTGGATTGGATATACCTGATTTTCTCCGCAACAGACGTACACCAAGGAATTAA
- a CDS encoding FtsQ-type POTRA domain-containing protein — MADIVSVSRTDLAQRRKNLRRQRQMKIIQAIWRTFAISGLAGGLLWIAIQPIWVLNTPKQIVIKSGNQLLSDDAIQSLVVLSYPQSLWRIQPSAIAESLKKQPTIAQATVSRRLFPPGLIIELQERVPVAITQAYTVQNQRSSNKQVAVGLLDASGVWMPLARYKSLNPTAKFPTLKVIGLPQQYRHYWPQLYQAISESSVKVAEINCQDPANLMLKTELGTVYLGVPDPQLPDKIKVLAQMRHLPAKINSSQIEYIDLKNLETPLVQVNQQNRKLTPKNLKKL, encoded by the coding sequence ATGGCTGACATAGTATCAGTTTCCCGCACAGATTTAGCCCAGCGCCGTAAGAACTTACGTCGGCAGCGGCAGATGAAAATTATCCAGGCGATTTGGCGAACCTTTGCGATTAGTGGGTTGGCAGGTGGATTGCTATGGATAGCAATCCAACCAATCTGGGTGCTAAATACTCCCAAACAAATAGTGATCAAATCAGGCAATCAATTACTGTCGGATGATGCGATTCAATCACTAGTGGTGCTATCCTATCCCCAGTCTTTATGGCGGATTCAACCGTCTGCGATCGCCGAATCTTTGAAGAAACAACCAACTATTGCACAAGCGACTGTTAGCCGTCGTCTATTTCCTCCTGGACTAATCATTGAACTTCAAGAAAGAGTACCTGTAGCGATAACTCAAGCATATACTGTACAAAATCAACGCTCTAGCAATAAACAAGTAGCTGTAGGTTTACTAGATGCAAGTGGAGTTTGGATGCCTTTAGCAAGATATAAATCATTGAATCCCACGGCAAAATTTCCCACTCTCAAAGTTATTGGATTGCCACAACAATACCGTCACTACTGGCCTCAACTTTATCAAGCTATCAGCGAGAGTTCTGTGAAAGTTGCAGAAATTAATTGCCAAGATCCAGCGAATTTAATGTTGAAAACAGAACTAGGAACTGTCTATCTTGGTGTTCCAGACCCCCAGCTACCTGACAAAATCAAAGTACTTGCCCAAATGCGCCATTTACCAGCAAAAATTAATTCCAGTCAAATAGAGTATATTGATCTAAAAAATCTGGAAACTCCATTAGTACAAGTGAACCAACAAAACCGAAAGTTAACTCCTAAAAACTTGAAAAAACTCTAG
- a CDS encoding P-loop NTPase fold protein — translation MKTTLNLSRFYKACNPSYTLNISNVLDRQYYIDFADVRGCKIVEELQRTISRISPDEPTCQLFTGHIGCGKSTELQRLKAELELAGFHVVYFESSQDLDMADIDVSDILLSVARQVSISLEAIGIKLKPSYFTNLFKEVGDFLQTPIELSGQAELSLGIAKITAKTKDSAQMRNQLRQYLEPRTNSILQAINEEILEKAVEQLKLRGQKGLVVIVDNLDRVDMRPVASGRSQPEYLFIDRGEQLRRLKCHLVYTIPLALIFSNEYETLKNRLGGGIAPKVLPMVLVRQRDGSDYEPGISLLRQLVLARAFPEVSWNERLSLVTELFDHAETLDRICRVSGGHIRNLLGLLYSCLQRQDPPFSRNCLEAVIKDYRDDLLLAIDEYQWELLFEVVQQQRVKGESDYQSLLRSMYLFEYRDPIGRWFGISPALSETEKVLAWQQKK, via the coding sequence ATGAAAACGACACTAAATTTGTCACGTTTTTATAAAGCTTGTAATCCAAGCTACACGTTAAACATAAGTAACGTGTTAGATCGGCAGTACTACATAGATTTTGCTGACGTACGCGGTTGCAAGATTGTGGAAGAATTGCAACGTACAATTAGCCGCATTTCTCCGGATGAGCCAACCTGCCAGCTATTTACAGGTCACATTGGTTGTGGTAAATCAACAGAGTTGCAACGCCTCAAGGCAGAACTAGAATTGGCTGGATTTCATGTGGTTTATTTTGAGTCCAGTCAAGACTTAGACATGGCAGATATTGATGTCAGCGACATTTTGTTGAGTGTAGCCCGGCAAGTAAGCATCAGTTTAGAAGCTATTGGCATCAAACTCAAACCTAGTTACTTTACCAATTTGTTTAAAGAAGTAGGCGATTTTTTGCAAACTCCTATAGAGCTTTCTGGACAAGCAGAGTTGTCTTTGGGTATTGCCAAAATTACTGCCAAAACTAAAGATAGCGCTCAGATGCGTAATCAACTGAGACAATATCTGGAACCACGTACTAATAGTATTTTGCAAGCAATTAATGAAGAGATATTAGAAAAAGCTGTTGAACAGCTAAAGCTGAGGGGTCAAAAAGGACTGGTTGTGATTGTAGATAACTTAGATCGAGTGGATATGCGTCCTGTTGCCTCCGGGCGATCGCAACCAGAATATCTCTTCATCGACCGAGGCGAACAGTTACGCCGACTCAAATGCCACCTAGTTTACACAATCCCCTTAGCTTTAATTTTCTCGAACGAATACGAGACACTAAAAAATCGTCTAGGGGGAGGCATTGCCCCTAAAGTACTACCAATGGTGCTGGTGCGGCAAAGAGATGGTAGCGATTACGAACCGGGAATTTCACTACTACGCCAGTTAGTCCTAGCAAGAGCTTTTCCTGAAGTTTCTTGGAATGAAAGACTATCGCTAGTTACAGAGTTATTCGATCACGCCGAAACCTTAGATCGTATATGCCGCGTTAGTGGTGGCCATATTCGTAATCTATTAGGTTTGCTCTATAGCTGCCTGCAACGACAAGATCCTCCTTTTTCGAGAAACTGCTTGGAAGCCGTAATTAAGGACTACCGCGATGATCTCTTATTGGCTATTGATGAATACCAATGGGAATTGTTGTTTGAAGTAGTGCAGCAACAGAGAGTTAAAGGCGAGTCTGACTATCAGAGTTTACTGCGAAGTATGTACCTGTTTGAATACCGTGATCCTATAGGACGTTGGTTTGGGATCAGCCCAGCATTATCAGAAACAGAAAAAGTTCTCGCTTGGCAGCAAAAAAAGTAG
- a CDS encoding photosystem II manganese-stabilizing polypeptide, protein MRYRAVIVAFLALCLGLLTACSDAPATSGRDVLTYEQIRGTGLANKCPQLAETSRGSIPIDSSQSYAIKELCLEPTNFFIKEEPANKRQEAEFVAGKLLTRYTSTIDQVQGDLKINEDKSLTFVETDGLDFQAITVQLPGGERVPFLFTIKNLVAQTQPGLTSINTSTDFEGEFKVPSYRGAAFLDPKGRGVVSGYDNAVALPAQADDEELTRTNVKRAEILKGKISLQVAKIDNSSGEIAGTFESEQPSDTDLGAGEPKEVKIRGLFYARVEPSRG, encoded by the coding sequence ATGAGGTATCGCGCTGTAATTGTTGCATTCTTGGCATTGTGCCTTGGGCTACTAACTGCTTGTAGTGATGCTCCTGCCACTAGTGGTAGAGATGTACTCACTTACGAACAAATTCGAGGCACTGGTTTGGCTAACAAATGCCCCCAACTGGCAGAAACCAGCCGTGGTTCCATTCCCATTGATTCTAGCCAGTCCTACGCCATCAAAGAACTTTGCTTAGAACCAACTAATTTCTTTATCAAAGAAGAACCTGCCAATAAACGGCAAGAAGCAGAATTTGTTGCTGGCAAATTATTGACTAGATACACTTCCACTATTGACCAAGTACAAGGCGACCTGAAAATCAATGAAGATAAAAGTCTGACCTTTGTGGAAACAGATGGTCTTGACTTCCAAGCTATCACTGTACAACTACCTGGTGGTGAGCGAGTACCTTTCCTCTTCACCATCAAGAACTTGGTTGCCCAAACTCAACCTGGTTTAACTAGCATTAATACCTCGACTGACTTTGAAGGCGAGTTCAAAGTTCCTTCTTATCGTGGTGCTGCCTTCCTAGACCCTAAAGGTCGCGGTGTTGTTAGTGGCTATGATAATGCGGTGGCTCTCCCTGCCCAAGCAGATGATGAAGAACTTACCCGCACTAACGTCAAGCGTGCCGAAATTCTTAAAGGCAAGATTTCTCTGCAAGTAGCTAAGATAGATAACTCTAGTGGGGAAATTGCTGGTACTTTCGAGAGCGAACAACCATCTGACACCGATTTAGGTGCTGGTGAACCTAAAGAGGTCAAAATTCGCGGTCTATTCTATGCTCGCGTTGAACCATCTCGTGGCTAA
- a CDS encoding RNA polymerase sigma factor SigF, whose protein sequence is MSTTITNELKHEIWQLLREYQDSRTEAVRNQLVNLNFGLVRKEAHYWLNQCHESYDDLLQVGCLGLIRAIEKFEISKGHAFSSYAIPYIRGEIQHYLRDKGVTVRIPRRWLALQQQAIGVTRSLREKYNRQPTDVELAAALEISPNEWQEIKLAWVNRAPLSLDVPIQDGEEGATCLGELVPDPHYRSFQLAQEDQLRLQQGLVQLEQRTREVLECVFLHDLTQKQVAEHLGISVVTVSRRVKKGLDLLKNIMCVADD, encoded by the coding sequence ATGTCTACTACAATTACCAATGAATTGAAGCATGAGATTTGGCAGTTATTGCGAGAATACCAAGATTCCCGCACAGAAGCTGTTCGTAATCAACTGGTAAACCTAAATTTTGGATTAGTGAGAAAAGAAGCTCATTACTGGCTAAATCAATGCCATGAAAGCTACGATGATTTGCTTCAAGTCGGTTGTTTGGGCTTAATACGAGCTATTGAAAAATTTGAAATTTCCAAAGGACACGCCTTCAGTTCTTATGCTATTCCTTATATTCGAGGTGAAATTCAACACTACCTTCGAGATAAAGGTGTCACAGTGCGAATTCCTCGGCGATGGTTAGCACTGCAACAGCAGGCAATAGGAGTTACACGTTCTTTGCGGGAAAAGTACAATCGTCAACCAACCGACGTGGAATTAGCCGCAGCATTAGAAATTTCTCCTAACGAATGGCAAGAAATTAAATTAGCATGGGTCAATCGCGCTCCTTTGAGCCTAGATGTACCAATACAGGACGGAGAAGAAGGAGCTACTTGTTTAGGAGAATTAGTTCCAGATCCTCACTATCGCAGCTTTCAATTAGCACAAGAAGACCAACTTCGCCTTCAACAAGGGCTAGTTCAGTTGGAACAACGCACCCGCGAAGTGTTGGAATGTGTTTTTTTACATGATTTAACACAAAAACAAGTGGCAGAACATCTGGGGATTAGTGTAGTAACAGTTTCCCGTAGAGTTAAAAAAGGCTTGGATTTGTTGAAAAATATCATGTGTGTCGCAGATGATTAA
- the psaI gene encoding photosystem I reaction center subunit VIII — translation MASAFLPSILASTSYLSSILVPIIGWVLPGAVFAFLFLYIEREDAA, via the coding sequence ATGGCATCTGCATTTTTACCCTCTATCTTGGCAAGCACTTCCTACTTGTCTTCTATCTTAGTTCCCATCATTGGTTGGGTTTTGCCAGGTGCGGTGTTCGCGTTTCTATTTTTATACATTGAACGCGAAGATGCTGCTTAA
- a CDS encoding photosystem II reaction center protein J: MSAGSGRIPLWVVATIAGLGAITVLGIFFYGAYAGIGSSI, translated from the coding sequence GTGTCTGCTGGAAGCGGAAGAATTCCCCTGTGGGTCGTCGCTACGATCGCAGGTTTAGGTGCAATTACTGTTTTAGGCATTTTCTTTTATGGTGCCTACGCCGGAATCGGTTCTTCGATATAA
- a CDS encoding photosystem II reaction center protein L gives MVERTPNPNNQPVELNRTSLYLGLLLVFVLGILFSSYFFN, from the coding sequence ATGGTAGAAAGAACGCCCAATCCTAATAATCAACCGGTTGAACTTAACCGGACTTCACTATACCTGGGACTACTACTAGTTTTCGTTCTAGGGATTCTGTTTTCCAGTTACTTCTTTAACTAA
- the psbF gene encoding cytochrome b559 subunit beta, with amino-acid sequence MTSGNNINQPVTYPIFTVRWLAVHTLAVPTVFFLGAIAAMQFIQR; translated from the coding sequence ATGACTAGCGGCAATAACATCAATCAACCAGTTACCTATCCAATTTTTACGGTTAGATGGCTTGCAGTTCACACATTAGCTGTGCCAACTGTGTTCTTTTTGGGCGCGATCGCCGCAATGCAGTTTATTCAACGCTAG
- the psbE gene encoding cytochrome b559 subunit alpha produces MSGTTGERPFSDIVTSIRYWVIHSITIPALFIAGWLFVQTGLAYDAFGTPRPNEYFTPARQEVPIVKNRFEAKKQVEQFIGK; encoded by the coding sequence ATGTCAGGTACCACTGGAGAGCGTCCGTTTTCGGACATTGTAACCAGTATTCGTTACTGGGTAATTCACAGCATCACAATCCCCGCATTGTTTATTGCTGGTTGGTTATTTGTGCAAACTGGACTGGCTTATGATGCCTTTGGCACACCACGTCCCAATGAGTATTTCACACCAGCACGGCAGGAAGTGCCAATTGTGAAAAACCGTTTTGAAGCTAAAAAGCAAGTTGAACAATTTATTGGAAAGTAG
- a CDS encoding photosynthesis system II assembly factor Ycf48 — protein sequence MHSIVRSWQRIFALLIVVIMCIGCSQVPSVSYNPWKAISVPTDSKLLDIAFTDNSQHGYLVGSNATLLETNDGGETWKPITLQLDESKSRFDSVSFTGKEGWIAGEPGLLLHTTDEGASWSRIPLSEKLPGSPIAVKALAENTAEIATDVGAIYKTTDGGKNWKAQVESAVGVVRNLERSADGKYVAVSAKGNFYSTWEPGQNAWVPHNRNSSRRVENMGFADGGQLWMLARGGQIQFNDLNKPDEWQEAKYPELSTSWGLLDLAYRTPNEIWIGGGSGNLLRSGDGGKTWEKDRQVEEVAANLYKIVFFNPDQGFIIGDRGVLLKYFPNPEKTSQAEAA from the coding sequence ATGCATTCAATTGTGAGAAGTTGGCAACGAATATTTGCCTTGTTGATAGTAGTCATTATGTGCATAGGTTGTAGCCAAGTCCCCTCCGTTAGCTACAATCCCTGGAAAGCCATTTCTGTGCCAACAGACTCAAAGTTACTGGATATTGCCTTCACTGATAATTCTCAACATGGTTACTTAGTTGGTAGCAATGCTACCCTTCTGGAGACAAATGATGGGGGTGAAACTTGGAAACCGATAACACTACAACTGGATGAATCAAAGTCTCGTTTTGACTCAGTAAGTTTTACTGGCAAAGAAGGTTGGATTGCGGGAGAACCAGGGCTGCTTCTGCACACGACTGATGAAGGTGCTTCATGGTCGCGCATTCCTTTGAGTGAAAAGTTACCAGGTAGCCCGATCGCTGTCAAGGCACTGGCAGAAAATACAGCTGAAATTGCTACGGATGTAGGAGCAATATACAAAACTACAGATGGTGGCAAAAACTGGAAAGCCCAGGTGGAATCAGCGGTTGGCGTGGTGCGTAACTTGGAACGTTCTGCTGATGGCAAATATGTAGCAGTTTCGGCCAAAGGGAACTTTTACTCGACTTGGGAACCAGGGCAAAATGCTTGGGTTCCTCATAATCGCAATAGTTCTCGGCGGGTAGAAAACATGGGTTTTGCTGACGGTGGTCAGTTGTGGATGCTAGCAAGGGGTGGTCAGATTCAATTTAATGACCTAAATAAACCTGATGAGTGGCAAGAAGCAAAATATCCAGAGTTGTCCACCAGTTGGGGTTTGCTGGATTTGGCCTATCGCACACCTAATGAAATTTGGATAGGTGGCGGTAGCGGTAATTTACTGCGGAGTGGTGACGGTGGCAAAACCTGGGAAAAAGACCGTCAGGTGGAAGAAGTCGCTGCTAATTTATACAAGATTGTTTTCTTCAACCCCGATCAGGGATTTATTATTGGCGATCGCGGTGTTTTACTGAAATATTTTCCCAATCCTGAGAAAACCTCTCAAGCAGAAGCAGCTTAG